Sequence from the Salvelinus alpinus chromosome 35, SLU_Salpinus.1, whole genome shotgun sequence genome:
CTTTTGAAATATTAATATGAATACTTTAATGTTGAGTAATTTTAATGTGAAAAATTGTATTGCAGTAAATTAATGTGGGAAAAATATTTTTGTGCTTTCCTGGCATGGAATTGCCCTATAAGACACTGTTACAGTAATTTGTTAATTGCATTATAATACATATTTGTTTAGATGTCAATCCTGTCTGATGACCCATGCCCTGCTCTCCCCTGACGGGTGTCCTGTTTTACTTTGGTTGCTCTTTAACTGGGAGTTTCAAATGAAAAGGTCCAACTTCCTCTGCATACCTCAGCCTTCCCTCCCTTTGTGTTGTTAACTCCGTGTGATTTCTGAGTTGCAAGCGTGTCAGTGTCTTATTCGCTCTCGTTGGGTAAatctgaaatgacaccctatttcccgTACAGTACACTTTTTATTTGTATGCGACATAGTGTGCCACTTAGGGGCTTTGGCCAAAGGTAATGCactactatacagggaataggatcTCATTTGGAACAAAGCTTTTGGCCACCGTCATCGATGCCTCCTCACTCTCCCACCCTCTATCTATTACTAACTGTaggtcctctctctgcctgcaggGCGGCACTCTCTGACCAGGCCCAAGTCCTTTGTCTCCACCAGGCTGCTCTCCCTAGAAGAGGCCCAGGCCAGGACACAGgctcctctgctcctccagggGGCGCCAGTCCAGTTCCAGGGCCAGTTCCACACCGTGCTGGACCACCCTGTCGACAGGTGAGTGGGAGGCCAGGCTTATTCCAGACAATGCAAGTTTCTATAGTTTCACTATCACATGCAGTTGATTTAGCAGTCTCACCcacctaaatctctctctctcccctactctgtcttgctctctctcctccccctacaggaggaagagagggctGAAGGTACGGAAGGCAGCTGGAGGGAGCTGGAAGACGTTCTTTGCGATCGGGAAGCCCCTGGGGGCGGGGCAACGTAAACCAATGAGGATCAGCTCCCTGTTCCAGCCCGCCACCTCACATGCAGGTAGATATCATGTCTGATATCATGTCTACCTCCATGTCTAACTCCATCCATCCATTTACCTGGATGGATGGAGGTAGAAAGGAAAATAAATACCAACCACAGTTTATCGCCCCTTTTGATCCTCTCTTTGTATGAcagatctctttctctctctctggtctctggtctctctctctctctctctctctctctctctctctctctctggtctctctctgatctctcgctctggtctctctctctctctggtctctctctctctggtctctcctgcaGGTTGTCGTGTGGACAGTGTGACCCTGCGTTCAGCTAAGAGTGAGGAATCCTTATCGTCCCAGCACAGTGGAGCAGGTACACCACAGTAGGCCATAACACACTGACGCTAATACTGCTACTCATCTCAGCAGTTTAAGTCCTCGCAGACTGATCGATAGCAGAGCCTCTCTCTTGTCCGTTAAGTATAGAGTATGAGATTTCTCTTTCAGGGGAGGCTGTGGAAGAGCAGGAATATGTCTGGAAGCAGTGATGATAGTTTGAGTCATTTTGGGACAGTCGGAGTAGAATGGGTCCTTTGGGAGCTGGTGGAGCTGTGTGTTAGTCACTGAGCACTACAGAGACACTTATTTTAAACCCTGACTATTCCTTTTTTTTCCTACTTCTCTCAGGACAGTCTAAGCGTCTGCGGCGGCCCCGCTCCAGCAGTGACGGTCTGTCTTTGGCTGCCTCCATGGACCCTCAGCACCTGCCCCAGCGCCCCCCGTCCCGCCTGCCTTCCAGCCGCTCATATGATAGCCTGCTGCCTGAGGACCGCCAGCCCAGGGATGATGGAGACGATGAGGAGGATGAAGACGAGGAAGGCATCTACATGCTGCCTGACTTCTCCAACCAGGACCCGGCTGCTTCCTGGATGGCCGAGGACGTCATTGACTTCAGCCCCACCTTCCTGGAGGACGGACCAATCGGCTTGGGCAGCAGCGTAGTCACTGCGGGTGGCAGGGAGTCCCCGCCCACTGCCACGCCCCCTCCCTACCGCTGCCTCAGCCACCAAGGACACTCTCACTCCAGCAGCCAGCGCTCAATCACAGAGGACCCCGACTCGGTGCTCAACCAATCGGATGCGGCCGTCAGGAGAAGTCTGATCATCGCCGCCACAGCCCCGCCCCTTCAGGTGTTCTGTCAACACAGACCGGCCAATACCAGCCCATCTGCCGGCCAGTCATGGGAGGGTGCCAACCTGAGTACCTCACACAGTCAAGGCCAGGGCCAGCCCCCTACATCTGTGACCTCTGCCCCCTCTGCTCAGCCCCCGCCAGAGAGAAGATCTTTTACCCGGAAGATGGTGAATGCCTTCTCACAAAAATCCCCCAAGTCCCCTACACTGGACATCTCTGACCCTGTATCCATCAGCGTCCCAGCTAAGGTACTTCCTCCTTCTCTGTGTCACTGCTGTCCTTGTATTTCTGTATCTCAGGGTTGGAGTTTACTTGCCTATATACTCTGTATGATAAATTTGCCTCACCAAACTTGACTTTCTCCCTCGTAGGTGTTGGACATGATTGGCGGGCGAGCTGGTGAATTACAGCCTGGCATCCCGAGCAGCGGCCCCTCCCAGTCGCAGCCTCCTCAGATGATCTCCATGCTGCTTCGGTCATGTGACTTCCAGCTGACGGAGAGCTGCCAGCAGGAGATCCGCAGCAAACTGGGCCCCGAGGCCAAGATCAGAGGACAGGGTGAGTAAACAGAAATGGACTCTGCCAACAAGTTTGATTGATTGAATGTATTAGTTGATTGATTTATAATCATCAtcaaaaatgtgtttgttttcaaTGATGATTTGAGGTTTTACTGCAGACCATAGTCATGTAATttaaccctcctctcccctctacaggTATAACGGGACCCACCGGTGCCCCCCTGTTTGCCCagcctccccctccacctcctaaAAACCCAGCACGCCTCATGGCCCTGGCCCTGGCTGAGAGTGCCAACAAGGCCCTGAGACAGGGCGCCTCGCCCCCCTACCGCCCCCCTCAGTCCCGGTCCCAGGACGTAGCCGACACCCGCTACCAGAGTTCCCTGTCTGCCGACGCAGGAGAGCTGCTGTCCTCTGACCCCAATCAGCTCTACTCCACAGTGCGCCCCCTGTCTGTGTGGATGACCGAGGGAGAGGGAAACGCGACAGAGACTGCAGCAGATACAGGACACGGCCAGGGAGAGAGGACTccaggacaggtgtgtgtgtgggagtgtgcaCATGTCTGTAACTGGCACTATATGGGTGTAACTTTGTGTAAACTGTGTCTGTTTGTACTGTGGTAAATTCTAAGTGGTGGATATGTTGTTTTGACTGTGCTGGAGATTTTTTAGTTTTGGGCTCCATATGAAGAGTGCAGTGCTGTCAGGTAATTTTCAGCCGAGCCTTCATTTCCTAACCATAACAAGCACCATGTTTACAGTTGCCTGGGCAAAATTAGATTCCTTTTTTAACTGTCGTTGTTTTGAGAAGACTGACAAAGCCCATGTTCTATTTTCCCAGCTGGTTAAGCAGGcttagagaacagtacagtaaagtatgtCCGGCTGCACGTAGCTACAGCATGCATGACTAACCAGTACTGTAACTTACTGTATGGCTgtaaaaaagttatacttttttttattgcAGGATACGGAGACCCTGTCCTCTGAGACGTCTGACTCTGTGGCGTCCAACTCGGAGCTGTCTGGTGGGGGCGCCTCTGGAGACGACCAGATCCCCAGCCCCATCTACAAGAACCAGAAGCAGCTGCCCCAGTCACAGCTACCCAAACCAGTCCAGTCTGGGGAGAGACCTAGCCCCACTGAGTCCCAGTCTCAGAGGAAGCCCCCAGCCTACTCACGCCAGTTCTCTGCCCCTCACCTCCAACAGAAATCCGCCTCAACCTCCACCCAGTCCAAGCCGTCCTCGGCCCACCCCCAGCTCCTGCACTCCAAGTCAGAGTCCCCTCTGACTCAGGTCCGTGCCTTCCAGCCCACCCGCCCCAAAGTACCCCCTAAGCCCCTGGATCTGGAGCGTCCCCACAGAGCACCACTGGCCCAGACTGAGATGCGTCGCTCCCTGGACTCAGGGCGCATCAGGCGGATCTTTGGTCAACAGGGGAACCCTCCTCTGGCCAGAGCCTTCTCAGAGCGTCTGAGTGGAGCTCCAGACCACCTCACCCGCTACCTCGCAGCCAGGGCAGCCAGCCAACCATCCCCGGGTCAGCAGCCCCCTCAGCAGGCCCAGATCCGGCCCgtgcccctctcctccacctcagaGGACCAGGGAAGGATGGAAAACTTCTACTACGAGATCGCCGGGCCTGAGAATCCGCAGGGCCCCCCCAGCTATGCCCGCCACAGCTACCAGAACATGAGGCTGGACCTGGAGGGTAACTTCCGCCCGGCCCCCCACCCAGAGGCCAACAAAAGGCCCATCTCCCGGGGGCATCACCAACCCCAGCCTCTCCACCACAACCAGGGTGGACCCAGAGGCGAGAGGGGGCCCCAGCTCTGGTCCAAAGAAGCCACGCGGGCTTGGGCAGCCGCCCACTCCCAGTCCCATTCATTCTCCCACGGACACTCCCAGGACGGCTCCACCCACCACCATCACCCCTCTCACCACCACCCCCGGCCCCAGCGCCAGACCTCCTCCTCAGTCCGGCTGGCCCGTAGTGAGAtgcaccccctcccctcctcctccatggttCCCCTGGCGCTCCACCAGCACCAACGCAACCTCCACCGCTCCAACAGGTCAGCCTCTACAGACCTCACCGCCTCCCAGCTACACCCCTATTTTGAAAACGGGAAGGTGTGCTATCGTAAGCCAGAGGAGGCTCCTCTGAGTCTGAGCCAGCCTCCCCAGGGCAAGTCTCTCCAGGGCCAGCCATCCCAGCCCTCCCCTCCAAAGGCCCACAGACCAACCTCCAAGGACCTGTCTGAGCCCATCTACGTCAACTTCCCTTTCCCCAGCCCCTCTACTGGGGCCCAAAAGAGCTGGACCAGCACAGACCTGGATGGAGACTCTCCACAGGATTTTGAACCTCTTGCCTCGCCAAACGACCCCCCTCCCCCAGAGGACCAGAGACAGTCCTCCCCCCGCCTGGCCCCTGACCAGGCATGCTCCACCAGCGTCAGCCTCACACCCTCCACTCCAGACAGCCCAGCCGCCCACAATGACTCGGCAGCAACGACCCCAGGGAGCATCCAGGAGAGCGA
This genomic interval carries:
- the arhgap33 gene encoding rho GTPase-activating protein 33 isoform X1, which codes for MVAWSTDNLDTSGEPTTRSVGTTANLRGKMSKRLSVVKGHFPKLVDCAHFHYDNVEFGSIQLQFANEQSDASWISGSAKDLVFLVQVSCQAKTWMVRRSYEEFRTLDAHLHQCIYDRRYSQLLPLPPLSEIGDRVEIFTPLLSEYLSRLSMIVDNKLNCGPVLTWMEIDNRGNRFLLKEEASLNVPAIAAAHVIKRYTAQASDEISIEVGDILSVIDMPPKEDSNWWRGKHGFQVGFFPSECVELINEKPQSAAKIDGDPANSSAPGPPSPTSVSKKHGKLMGFLRTFMKSRPTKQKLKQRGILKERVFGCDLGEHLLNSGLDVPQVLKSCSEFIEKHGVVDGIYRHSGVSSNIQKLRHEFDSENVPDLTKDMYMQDIHCVGSLCKLYFRELPNPLLTYQLYDKFADCMGEMTDDERMVKVHDVIQQLPPPHYRTLEYLIRHLAGLATCSGETNMHIKNLAIVWAPNLLRSMAIEAVGLSGADPFKEVRIQSVVVEFLLGHVDVLFSDSFTSVGRFTGTGRHSLTRPKSFVSTRLLSLEEAQARTQAPLLLQGAPVQFQGQFHTVLDHPVDRRKRGLKVRKAAGGSWKTFFAIGKPLGAGQRKPMRISSLFQPATSHAGCRVDSVTLRSAKSEESLSSQHSGAGQSKRLRRPRSSSDGLSLAASMDPQHLPQRPPSRLPSSRSYDSLLPEDRQPRDDGDDEEDEDEEGIYMLPDFSNQDPAASWMAEDVIDFSPTFLEDGPIGLGSSVVTAGGRESPPTATPPPYRCLSHQGHSHSSSQRSITEDPDSVLNQSDAAVRRSLIIAATAPPLQVFCQHRPANTSPSAGQSWEGANLSTSHSQGQGQPPTSVTSAPSAQPPPERRSFTRKMVNAFSQKSPKSPTLDISDPVSISVPAKVLDMIGGRAGELQPGIPSSGPSQSQPPQMISMLLRSCDFQLTESCQQEIRSKLGPEAKIRGQGITGPTGAPLFAQPPPPPPKNPARLMALALAESANKALRQGASPPYRPPQSRSQDVADTRYQSSLSADAGELLSSDPNQLYSTVRPLSVWMTEGEGNATETAADTGHGQGERTPGQDTETLSSETSDSVASNSELSGGGASGDDQIPSPIYKNQKQLPQSQLPKPVQSGERPSPTESQSQRKPPAYSRQFSAPHLQQKSASTSTQSKPSSAHPQLLHSKSESPLTQVRAFQPTRPKVPPKPLDLERPHRAPLAQTEMRRSLDSGRIRRIFGQQGNPPLARAFSERLSGAPDHLTRYLAARAASQPSPGQQPPQQAQIRPVPLSSTSEDQGRMENFYYEIAGPENPQGPPSYARHSYQNMRLDLEGNFRPAPHPEANKRPISRGHHQPQPLHHNQGGPRGERGPQLWSKEATRAWAAAHSQSHSFSHGHSQDGSTHHHHPSHHHPRPQRQTSSSVRLARSEMHPLPSSSMVPLALHQHQRNLHRSNRSASTDLTASQLHPYFENGKVCYRKPEEAPLSLSQPPQGKSLQGQPSQPSPPKAHRPTSKDLSEPIYVNFPFPSPSTGAQKSWTSTDLDGDSPQDFEPLASPNDPPPPEDQRQSSPRLAPDQACSTSVSLTPSTPDSPAAHNDSAATTPGSIQESDFLPAPTASTSTGIHYRSRSDPQSSSCSTEPIQGLSGKEIASLLIEKLAEEERAEGPSTVTSSSASTSSSPAMEHPANPYPSQQHNQSPPAYNVYTPGPSRIRAPQRAGAGGFQRQDPLRRSSPGGQYRQAFDVMPSGDQVLKYYRTQDFTQGEHQSSGANPYPPWQHYQEPPYPIQSPQDPCSSSYPSQPLLEPSDSPSAAFSNLTLGAPRPYPGQPGGLQYSQYPFQPGPMLGQYPNPPPRRDVVHEPVLRPQGLRNQRGLARQGSLPGPSPNWTIHTEGQTRSYC
- the arhgap33 gene encoding rho GTPase-activating protein 33 isoform X2, with amino-acid sequence MSKRLSVVKGHFPKLVDCAHFHYDNVEFGSIQLQFANEQSDASWISGSAKDLVFLVQVSCQAKTWMVRRSYEEFRTLDAHLHQCIYDRRYSQLLPLPPLSEIGDRVEIFTPLLSEYLSRLSMIVDNKLNCGPVLTWMEIDNRGNRFLLKEEASLNVPAIAAAHVIKRYTAQASDEISIEVGDILSVIDMPPKEDSNWWRGKHGFQVGFFPSECVELINEKPQSAAKIDGDPANSSAPGPPSPTSVSKKHGKLMGFLRTFMKSRPTKQKLKQRGILKERVFGCDLGEHLLNSGLDVPQVLKSCSEFIEKHGVVDGIYRHSGVSSNIQKLRHEFDSENVPDLTKDMYMQDIHCVGSLCKLYFRELPNPLLTYQLYDKFADCMGEMTDDERMVKVHDVIQQLPPPHYRTLEYLIRHLAGLATCSGETNMHIKNLAIVWAPNLLRSMAIEAVGLSGADPFKEVRIQSVVVEFLLGHVDVLFSDSFTSVGRFTGTGRHSLTRPKSFVSTRLLSLEEAQARTQAPLLLQGAPVQFQGQFHTVLDHPVDRRKRGLKVRKAAGGSWKTFFAIGKPLGAGQRKPMRISSLFQPATSHAGCRVDSVTLRSAKSEESLSSQHSGAGQSKRLRRPRSSSDGLSLAASMDPQHLPQRPPSRLPSSRSYDSLLPEDRQPRDDGDDEEDEDEEGIYMLPDFSNQDPAASWMAEDVIDFSPTFLEDGPIGLGSSVVTAGGRESPPTATPPPYRCLSHQGHSHSSSQRSITEDPDSVLNQSDAAVRRSLIIAATAPPLQVFCQHRPANTSPSAGQSWEGANLSTSHSQGQGQPPTSVTSAPSAQPPPERRSFTRKMVNAFSQKSPKSPTLDISDPVSISVPAKVLDMIGGRAGELQPGIPSSGPSQSQPPQMISMLLRSCDFQLTESCQQEIRSKLGPEAKIRGQGITGPTGAPLFAQPPPPPPKNPARLMALALAESANKALRQGASPPYRPPQSRSQDVADTRYQSSLSADAGELLSSDPNQLYSTVRPLSVWMTEGEGNATETAADTGHGQGERTPGQDTETLSSETSDSVASNSELSGGGASGDDQIPSPIYKNQKQLPQSQLPKPVQSGERPSPTESQSQRKPPAYSRQFSAPHLQQKSASTSTQSKPSSAHPQLLHSKSESPLTQVRAFQPTRPKVPPKPLDLERPHRAPLAQTEMRRSLDSGRIRRIFGQQGNPPLARAFSERLSGAPDHLTRYLAARAASQPSPGQQPPQQAQIRPVPLSSTSEDQGRMENFYYEIAGPENPQGPPSYARHSYQNMRLDLEGNFRPAPHPEANKRPISRGHHQPQPLHHNQGGPRGERGPQLWSKEATRAWAAAHSQSHSFSHGHSQDGSTHHHHPSHHHPRPQRQTSSSVRLARSEMHPLPSSSMVPLALHQHQRNLHRSNRSASTDLTASQLHPYFENGKVCYRKPEEAPLSLSQPPQGKSLQGQPSQPSPPKAHRPTSKDLSEPIYVNFPFPSPSTGAQKSWTSTDLDGDSPQDFEPLASPNDPPPPEDQRQSSPRLAPDQACSTSVSLTPSTPDSPAAHNDSAATTPGSIQESDFLPAPTASTSTGIHYRSRSDPQSSSCSTEPIQGLSGKEIASLLIEKLAEEERAEGPSTVTSSSASTSSSPAMEHPANPYPSQQHNQSPPAYNVYTPGPSRIRAPQRAGAGGFQRQDPLRRSSPGGQYRQAFDVMPSGDQVLKYYRTQDFTQGEHQSSGANPYPPWQHYQEPPYPIQSPQDPCSSSYPSQPLLEPSDSPSAAFSNLTLGAPRPYPGQPGGLQYSQYPFQPGPMLGQYPNPPPRRDVVHEPVLRPQGLRNQRGLARQGSLPGPSPNWTIHTEGQTRSYC